GGCGGTGTCAACGACCAGCTGGATGCCTTCGCCAAGAAGCGTGCCGTAGTCGACGGTGGCAGAACCGGTCCCGGCGACGAACTGGTGTAAGCGAATCCGCTCGACGAACATCGGACGTGGGTTCACCAACGTGATGTCGAGATCTGCGCGCAGCCGCAGATGGTTGGCGGCCACAGTGCCGGCGTATCCGCCGCCGACGACCACGACGCGCAGGCGTTGGTCAATCATGATGGCTCCTAGTTTCTCGCGGGCTGGTGCCATGGAGACACCGCGGCACCCGCCGATGTGACACCGTGTGACCGACGTCACTGACGGGCGTCGGCGGCACCTAACTCTCCCGCGTCCCAGCGGCCCCGTGGAATCCGGCCGTCGGGAAAGTTCCGCGACGGTTTGTAACTTCCTGGTCCACCAACTCGTCCTTAGCTGATGTGGCCTTCCCCGGCCGTTATATCGAGGAAGAGGAGTCAGTCATGACGATTGTCGTCACCGGAGCGACCGGCAATGTCGGCCGGCCGCTTGTTACCCAACTCGTCAACGCCGGCGCGAAGGTGCGCGCGGTGAGCCGCAACTTGCAGTCAGCTGGATTTGCCGCCGATGTCGATGTGGTGGAGTCGGCCGCCGCGGCCATTCCCGGAGCATCAGCGGTCTTCCTGAATTCGCGTGCGCTGGGCCAAGAGTTGACCGCGGTGGTCGACCAAGCCAGGCGCGAGGGGGTCCGCCGGCTGGTCGCGCTATCGGCCATCAACGCCGACGACGCCTTCTCGCGCCAACCATCGCGGTATCGCGGCGACCGCAATAAAGAAGTCGAACAACTCGCAGTCGACTCTGGACTGGAATGGGTCAGCTTGCGGCCCTCGGTGTTTGTCACCAACTTCGTCGGCATGTGGTCCGCCCAGATCCGGGCTGGCGACATCGTCCGCGGCCCCTACCCCGCCGCGTCCAGTGCCCCGATCGTCGAAAACGATATCGCTGCCGTCGCCGCCAAAGCTCTGCTTACCGATGACCTTGTGGGGCAAAAGATTCCGTTGACAGGCCCGCAGGCGCTGACCAACGCCGAGATGGTCGACATCATCGGCGCTGTCCTGTGCCGGCCGCTGCGGTATGAGCAAGTGCCCGACGAGCTGGTGCGTCAGCGGTTCGTTGGGCTTGGCTTTCCGCCCGAGTTCGGTGACGCCTACATCGCGATGCTGGCCACCACCCTCGAGGAGCCGGCCCTCGTGACCGACGAGGTGCCCAAGATTTTGGGAAGGCCAGCGCAATCGTTCGAGCAATGGGTCGCCGAACACCGCGACATCTTCACGAACTAAGGATGAGGGATACACCATGACCAATCCCACGCCACCGCGCTGGCTAAAACCGGTAAACAAGTTCATGATCGCGGTGCAAAAGCTCGGCATCCCAACCGGACCACCGATGGTGCTGACGGTCCCGGGTCGCAAGACCGGCCGACCGCGCAGTACACCGATGACCCCGTTCACCTTCGGCGGGCATCTCTATGTGGTGGCGGGATTTCCCGGTGCCGATTGGGCGCGCAACGCCCGCGCCGCCGGTGTTGGGACTCTTAGCAGGGGCCGCAAGAAACGGCAAGTGAAAATGGTGGAGCTGTCGGCCGCGGACGCCCGCCCGATCCTGCGAGCGTATCCGACTGAGGTGCCGGTCGGCGTCGGCTTCCTGAAGCGCTCCGGTCTGGTGTGCCAGGGAACCCCGGAGGAAGTCGAGGCCCTTGCCGGCCGAATAGCTGTGTTTCGATTCGATCCCCTTCCAGCGAGCTGAGGCCACCCATGCACACCGCCTACCTTGTTCTGACCCTGATCGCGATTGCGGTCAACGGATTTTCCGGCGTGAGCGCCCTGGTTCACTTCGCACCGATCATTCCCGGTATGCAAGCCGCAGGAGTTCCCCTGTCGTGGCTGACATTTCCGATCGGCACCCTCAAGACCCTGGGTGCGCTGGGACTCGTTGCGGGGCTTTGGATTCCGGCCGTTGGCCTCGCTGCAGCAGCCGGCCTGGTCATCTTTTTTGTCTGCGCGATGTACACCCACGTGCTCGCCAATGACATCTCCCCGCAATTCGGGCTGGCCTCGGTCCTGCTCGCCCTTAACAGCGCAACCTTCGCGCTCACGCTCATCACGTATCCGATCCCATAGATCCGCTGTGCGGCTAAGCCACAGCACCAGGGACATTCCGACTCGACGGGGTGAACCATCCCGGGTTTGATGCACACCTCGTTTCGTGTGACCGGTGTGCTTCCTGATCTGGTGGTGAGCGTAGTACGCGGCCGTAGACGCTAGGTTCGGTTCGACGAGTTGGTGTCGTACCAAGCAGTCCAGATCTCGGGGCGGAGCCGCCGCGGTCGGGTACCGGTAAGCCGGTGCCGCGAGCCCAGGCGCGGACTTCGGCGGTGGATGGCGTCGGCGCTGCGGGTGCCTGGTCGAGGTGGGCG
This Mycobacterium xenopi DNA region includes the following protein-coding sequences:
- a CDS encoding nitroreductase family deazaflavin-dependent oxidoreductase translates to MTNPTPPRWLKPVNKFMIAVQKLGIPTGPPMVLTVPGRKTGRPRSTPMTPFTFGGHLYVVAGFPGADWARNARAAGVGTLSRGRKKRQVKMVELSAADARPILRAYPTEVPVGVGFLKRSGLVCQGTPEEVEALAGRIAVFRFDPLPAS
- a CDS encoding NAD(P)H-binding protein, with product MTIVVTGATGNVGRPLVTQLVNAGAKVRAVSRNLQSAGFAADVDVVESAAAAIPGASAVFLNSRALGQELTAVVDQARREGVRRLVALSAINADDAFSRQPSRYRGDRNKEVEQLAVDSGLEWVSLRPSVFVTNFVGMWSAQIRAGDIVRGPYPAASSAPIVENDIAAVAAKALLTDDLVGQKIPLTGPQALTNAEMVDIIGAVLCRPLRYEQVPDELVRQRFVGLGFPPEFGDAYIAMLATTLEEPALVTDEVPKILGRPAQSFEQWVAEHRDIFTN
- a CDS encoding DoxX family protein, whose protein sequence is MHTAYLVLTLIAIAVNGFSGVSALVHFAPIIPGMQAAGVPLSWLTFPIGTLKTLGALGLVAGLWIPAVGLAAAAGLVIFFVCAMYTHVLANDISPQFGLASVLLALNSATFALTLITYPIP